The candidate division KSB1 bacterium genome window below encodes:
- a CDS encoding CPXCG motif-containing cysteine-rich protein, whose product MPATPGQLHPVTWYCTRCGEANETLVDPSAGLKQEYVEDCAVCCRPNVIFINIDAESLRLTLRNELEYE is encoded by the coding sequence ATGCCGGCAACGCCCGGCCAGTTGCATCCCGTGACCTGGTATTGCACCCGCTGCGGTGAGGCCAATGAAACGCTGGTGGATCCCTCCGCCGGCCTCAAACAAGAGTATGTCGAAGATTGCGCAGTGTGCTGCCGGCCGAATGTGATTTTCATCAACATTGACGCAGAAAGCCTGCGCCTCACCCTGCGCAATGAATTGGAATATGAGTGA
- a CDS encoding rRNA pseudouridine synthase, with protein MKPSVASESSSLIRLNRYLAQSGLCSRREADRWIAAGWVKVNGKTVTELGRQVDASRDLVQARGETLRPSRASTYIMLNKPAGYLTTARDEQGRPTVFHLVKTPVRVFPVGRLDRDSEGLLLLTNDGDLSYRLTHPRFKVPKVYRVALREELSERAAKMLARGVRIDDSRRPVAGELRFPRPHDRRLCEITILEGRNRQVRKMFAAVGCSVQRLQRIQIGPLRLGNLREGAWRYLESREVRLLNQAMGVRDGNSK; from the coding sequence ATGAAACCCTCCGTCGCTTCTGAATCGTCCAGCCTTATTCGCCTGAACCGTTATCTGGCGCAGAGCGGGTTGTGTTCCCGCCGCGAAGCGGACCGCTGGATTGCAGCGGGTTGGGTCAAGGTCAACGGCAAAACGGTGACGGAGCTGGGCCGTCAGGTGGATGCCAGCCGCGACCTGGTGCAGGCGCGCGGGGAAACCCTGCGACCCAGCCGGGCATCGACCTACATTATGCTCAACAAACCGGCGGGCTATCTCACCACCGCGCGGGACGAGCAGGGCCGGCCGACAGTCTTTCATCTCGTGAAGACACCGGTGCGCGTGTTTCCGGTGGGGCGGTTGGATCGTGACAGTGAAGGGTTGCTGCTGTTGACCAATGACGGCGATCTTTCTTACCGTCTCACCCATCCGCGCTTCAAAGTGCCCAAGGTCTACCGTGTCGCGTTGCGGGAAGAACTGTCGGAACGCGCTGCCAAAATGCTGGCGCGCGGCGTGCGCATCGATGACTCCCGCCGGCCGGTGGCAGGTGAGCTGCGCTTCCCCAGGCCGCATGACCGTCGCTTGTGCGAGATCACCATCCTGGAAGGCCGTAATCGCCAGGTGCGGAAGATGTTCGCGGCGGTCGGCTGCAGCGTGCAGCGGCTGCAGCGCATTCAAATCGGACCCTTGCGGCTGGGCAATCTACGGGAGGGGGCTTGGCGGTATCTTGAATCCAGGGAAGTGCGGCTGCTGAACCAGGCGATGGGTGTGCGCGATGGAAATTCAAAATAA
- a CDS encoding segregation/condensation protein A — translation MAYRVKLNTFEGPLDLLLFLIRKEEVDIYDIPIADITRQYLEYVEILQMLDLEGAGDFILLAATLIRIKAQMLLPKDPEAAEEEEEDPRQELVRRLLEYQQYKDLAARMAELEVRERDFFPRGYFDYEFTRDQSDFLEHAVEVSLFDLIAAFKNVLLRVPRETPHTVEHIPVTIEEQIDYVLQELAVHQQLLFMSLLEKLPSKIYMIITFIALLEMIQRGLVTATQSTPFGEIWLKRI, via the coding sequence ATGGCTTATCGTGTCAAGCTCAACACCTTCGAAGGGCCGCTGGATTTGCTGCTCTTCCTGATTCGCAAGGAAGAAGTCGACATCTACGACATTCCGATCGCCGACATCACGCGGCAATATTTGGAATATGTCGAGATTTTGCAGATGCTCGATCTCGAAGGGGCCGGCGATTTTATTTTGCTGGCGGCCACCCTGATCCGCATCAAGGCGCAGATGCTGCTCCCGAAAGACCCTGAAGCCGCCGAGGAAGAGGAGGAAGACCCGCGCCAGGAGCTGGTGCGGCGGCTGCTGGAATATCAACAATACAAGGACCTGGCCGCGCGCATGGCGGAGCTGGAAGTGCGCGAGCGCGACTTTTTTCCTCGCGGCTATTTCGATTATGAATTTACCAGGGATCAGTCCGATTTTCTCGAACATGCCGTCGAGGTCTCGCTCTTCGATCTGATCGCGGCCTTCAAGAACGTGCTGCTGCGCGTGCCGCGCGAAACCCCGCACACTGTCGAGCACATTCCCGTGACCATCGAGGAGCAAATCGATTATGTCTTGCAGGAGCTGGCGGTGCATCAACAGTTGCTCTTCATGAGCCTGCTGGAAAAACTGCCCAGCAAAATCTACATGATCATCACTTTCATCGCCCTGCTCGAGATGATCCAGCGCGGCCTGGTGACCGCCACGCAATCAACGCCGTTCGGAGAAATCTGGCTCAAAAGGATTTGA
- a CDS encoding HNH endonuclease: MGSLNRHVLILNQNYEPMSVITAKKAIVLIVLGKAEIIERHPLWEVRSVRSSLPFPSIVRLITYIHIPRKRVILSRKNIIKRDNGRCQYCGTTQRPLTVDHVVPKNRGGEDSWENLVCACVACNNRKGNRTPEEARMPMLRKPQRPNQLYFIQHFIGIGDERWKPYLFMN, encoded by the coding sequence ATGGGTAGTTTGAATCGACACGTGCTCATCCTCAATCAAAACTACGAGCCGATGAGCGTCATCACTGCAAAGAAGGCGATTGTGCTGATCGTATTGGGCAAGGCGGAGATCATCGAACGCCATCCGCTGTGGGAAGTCCGGTCGGTACGGTCGTCGTTGCCGTTTCCCAGCATCGTGCGACTGATCACCTACATTCACATTCCCCGCAAGCGGGTGATTCTCTCACGCAAGAACATCATCAAGCGCGACAACGGCCGCTGCCAATATTGCGGCACGACGCAGCGTCCTCTGACCGTCGATCATGTGGTGCCGAAAAACCGCGGCGGCGAGGATTCCTGGGAGAATCTGGTTTGCGCCTGCGTGGCTTGCAACAACCGCAAGGGGAACCGCACGCCGGAGGAGGCGCGCATGCCCATGCTGCGCAAACCGCAGCGGCCGAACCAGCTTTATTTTATCCAGCATTTCATCGGTATCGGCGATGAGCGTTGGAAGCCCTACCTCTTCATGAATTAG
- the trpS gene encoding tryptophan--tRNA ligase, producing the protein MTKKRLLSGMRPTGRLHLGHYVGALENWVALQTTHQNFHLIADYHSLTTSLDTSQLYSNTIEMVIDWLAAGIDPVLSPIFRQSQVKEHAELYLIFSMLITKERLERNPTVKEQARDLNLDTLIYGHLGYPVLQAADILLYKGEAVPVGEDQAPHVEITREIARKFNSQYGPVFPEPEVKLTKFARLPGLDGQAKMSKSLGNTIALSDAPEQIQAQMRKAVTDPQKIRRGDPGRPDICLVFTYHHKFNPGEVSEIRAGCESGRLGCVECKNRCAARIADFLAPLREKRSYYERHPGEVKDILAEGEKRAQVVARQTMAEVRQAMHLGEIETASTGVHL; encoded by the coding sequence ATGACCAAGAAACGCCTCCTCAGCGGCATGCGGCCGACCGGCCGGCTGCACCTCGGCCACTACGTCGGCGCGCTCGAAAACTGGGTTGCGCTGCAAACAACCCATCAAAATTTCCACCTGATCGCCGACTATCACTCACTTACCACCAGCCTGGACACGTCGCAGCTTTACAGCAACACCATTGAGATGGTCATCGACTGGCTGGCCGCCGGCATCGATCCGGTGCTGAGTCCGATTTTCCGCCAGTCGCAAGTCAAAGAGCATGCCGAGTTGTATTTGATCTTCAGCATGCTGATCACCAAGGAACGGCTGGAACGCAACCCCACGGTCAAGGAACAGGCTCGTGATCTCAACCTCGACACCCTGATTTACGGGCATCTCGGCTATCCCGTGTTGCAGGCCGCAGACATCCTGCTGTACAAGGGCGAGGCGGTGCCGGTGGGCGAAGATCAGGCGCCGCATGTGGAGATCACCCGCGAGATTGCACGCAAATTCAACAGCCAGTATGGCCCGGTGTTCCCGGAGCCCGAGGTCAAGCTTACGAAATTTGCGCGGCTGCCGGGGCTGGACGGCCAGGCCAAGATGAGCAAGTCTCTGGGCAACACCATTGCCCTGTCGGACGCTCCCGAGCAAATTCAGGCGCAGATGCGCAAGGCCGTGACCGACCCGCAGAAGATTCGCCGCGGCGATCCCGGCCGGCCGGACATCTGCCTGGTTTTCACCTATCACCACAAGTTCAACCCCGGCGAGGTCAGCGAGATTCGTGCCGGCTGCGAAAGCGGCCGCCTGGGCTGCGTCGAGTGCAAAAACCGCTGTGCCGCGCGCATTGCGGACTTTCTCGCGCCCTTGCGGGAGAAGCGCAGCTACTATGAGCGCCATCCCGGGGAGGTGAAGGACATTCTCGCCGAGGGGGAAAAACGCGCGCAAGTCGTCGCCCGGCAAACCATGGCGGAAGTGCGCCAGGCCATGCATTTGGGGGAAATTGAAACGGCATCCACCGGCGTTCATCTGTGA
- a CDS encoding short-chain dehydrogenase yields MEIQNKTVLVLGGWGLVGMAVCRQALSEHPKELIVASLTEAEARDAVLQLREEYAGPCRITPAWGNIFVRDTLQGKSRQEILQDETLRAMLIEDVLDELNEAILQHSLLFQIIQQYRPNLIVDCVNSATAVAYQDVFASYYRIRGHLAQVKQQQASPAALVAEVEKLLCTLYVPQLIRHVQILYEAMRRARTEVYVKVGTSGTGGMGLNIPYTHSEEKPSRVLLSKSSIAGAHTMLLFLMARTPDAPITKEIKPTAAIAWKRIAYGPVLRQGRPIPLYDCPPQAAVTLDDKLVLQDGAAGSAPWQALDGEVLQSVFVDTGENGIFSLGEFTAISDSGQMELVTPEEIARNILYEVKGGNTGHDIINALDNSVMGPTYRAGVMRAAVLQQMKELAAAHKVDSVAFELLGPPRLSKLLFEAHLLKLVFRTMAAVRAQQPEEMAARLEAELLRNARLRAEIISIGIPILLSDGRRLLRGPEIKIPPFRGSNVLALTPDHLEQWAHDGWVDLRAANMRLWQSRMEKIEEEIRAIPERDTSSRYMRNRRYWQEEDGIDIGKLVGWIFSTEEKGARMKE; encoded by the coding sequence ATGGAAATTCAAAATAAGACGGTTTTGGTACTCGGGGGATGGGGTCTGGTGGGGATGGCGGTCTGCCGCCAGGCGCTGAGTGAACATCCGAAAGAGCTGATTGTGGCCTCGCTGACCGAAGCTGAGGCGCGGGACGCAGTGCTGCAACTGCGTGAGGAGTATGCCGGCCCCTGCCGGATCACGCCGGCGTGGGGTAATATTTTCGTGCGCGATACCCTGCAGGGCAAATCCCGCCAGGAAATCCTGCAGGATGAGACACTGCGCGCGATGCTGATCGAGGACGTGCTGGATGAATTGAACGAGGCCATTCTGCAGCACTCGTTGTTGTTTCAAATCATTCAGCAGTACCGGCCCAACCTGATTGTTGATTGCGTGAATTCGGCGACGGCGGTGGCCTACCAGGACGTGTTTGCGAGTTATTACCGCATCCGCGGGCATTTGGCGCAGGTCAAACAGCAGCAGGCCTCTCCGGCGGCGCTGGTTGCCGAAGTCGAGAAGCTGCTGTGCACGCTTTACGTGCCGCAGTTGATCCGGCACGTGCAAATTTTGTATGAAGCCATGCGGCGGGCGCGGACGGAAGTCTACGTCAAAGTTGGGACCAGCGGCACCGGCGGCATGGGTTTGAACATTCCCTACACCCACTCGGAAGAGAAACCGTCGCGTGTGCTGCTGAGCAAGTCGTCGATTGCGGGTGCACACACCATGCTGCTCTTCCTCATGGCCCGCACCCCCGATGCGCCGATCACCAAGGAGATCAAGCCCACCGCGGCCATCGCCTGGAAACGCATCGCCTACGGTCCGGTGCTGCGGCAGGGCCGGCCGATTCCGCTTTATGATTGCCCGCCGCAGGCGGCGGTGACACTTGATGACAAACTGGTGCTGCAGGACGGGGCCGCCGGCAGTGCCCCCTGGCAGGCGCTCGACGGCGAGGTGCTGCAGTCGGTTTTCGTGGACACCGGCGAGAACGGCATTTTTTCGCTGGGAGAATTCACCGCGATTTCCGATTCCGGACAGATGGAATTGGTCACGCCCGAGGAAATCGCGCGCAACATTCTCTATGAGGTGAAGGGCGGCAACACCGGCCATGACATCATCAATGCCCTGGACAATTCCGTCATGGGGCCGACTTACCGCGCCGGCGTGATGCGCGCGGCGGTGCTGCAGCAGATGAAGGAGCTGGCGGCGGCGCACAAGGTCGACAGCGTGGCTTTCGAGCTGCTCGGACCGCCTCGACTCTCCAAACTGCTCTTTGAAGCGCATCTGCTCAAGCTGGTCTTTCGCACGATGGCGGCGGTGCGGGCACAGCAGCCGGAGGAAATGGCGGCGCGGCTTGAAGCGGAGCTTCTGCGCAATGCCCGGCTGCGTGCCGAGATCATTTCCATCGGCATACCCATTTTGCTGTCCGACGGCCGCCGCCTGCTGCGGGGACCCGAAATCAAGATCCCGCCGTTTCGCGGCTCCAACGTGCTGGCGCTCACGCCCGACCATCTCGAACAATGGGCCCACGATGGCTGGGTGGACCTGCGCGCCGCCAACATGCGTTTGTGGCAA
- a CDS encoding PQQ-dependent sugar dehydrogenase, with translation MFESRTSLKTAFPLFPLFPALLSLFCRACPQAGNFPTGSNGVTEDIFNRFTTQRVLSAASLPPQPTSVEFFPASPEFLVLGKAGEVCHFVLTADSAARLGSFVLPEVAPAPAEIGLTDVAFDPQFARNGFVYFCFSTGDNRWNRIVRVQWSNNYQATANSLAVILNVDRQAPGRAWHGIYSLAFGGDGHLYAALGDATQSQYAQDPASLLGKLIRIAPRESGGYDIPADNPLRTAPNTRGEIVALGLRSPFRLLAWQGGLLLADVGSNQFEEINLYTGGAVNFGWPECEGVCSQPGFRNPILAISHRDPTYQNEDPEAIGELRHSLSLGVVYEGAGEDPYKDLLDGRLLFNDVFLGYIRAVKIARTGELSDNKHICHHVGVTSMTVGPQGYIYGSALFAPQIFRLVLKPAG, from the coding sequence ATGTTTGAATCACGAACGTCATTGAAAACGGCTTTCCCTCTTTTCCCCCTTTTCCCCGCCCTGCTCAGCCTGTTTTGCCGGGCCTGCCCGCAGGCAGGCAATTTCCCGACCGGCAGCAACGGCGTGACGGAGGACATTTTCAACCGCTTCACCACGCAACGCGTGCTCTCCGCCGCGAGTTTGCCGCCCCAGCCGACCAGCGTGGAATTTTTTCCCGCCTCCCCGGAATTCCTGGTTTTGGGGAAGGCGGGCGAGGTCTGTCACTTCGTGCTTACCGCGGATTCGGCGGCCCGGCTCGGCTCGTTTGTGCTGCCCGAGGTGGCACCGGCTCCCGCGGAGATTGGTTTGACCGATGTGGCGTTTGACCCGCAATTCGCCCGCAATGGCTTCGTTTACTTTTGTTTCAGCACCGGCGACAACCGCTGGAATCGCATCGTGCGCGTGCAGTGGTCCAACAATTATCAGGCCACGGCCAATTCCCTGGCGGTTATTTTGAACGTCGATCGTCAGGCGCCCGGTCGTGCCTGGCACGGCATCTACTCGCTCGCTTTCGGCGGCGATGGTCACCTTTACGCGGCCCTGGGTGACGCGACGCAATCCCAGTACGCCCAGGATCCCGCTTCGTTGCTGGGCAAGTTGATCCGCATTGCACCGCGGGAAAGCGGCGGCTATGACATTCCCGCCGACAACCCGTTGCGCACCGCTCCCAACACGCGCGGCGAGATTGTGGCGCTGGGCCTGCGCAGTCCTTTTCGGCTGCTGGCCTGGCAGGGCGGACTGCTGCTTGCCGATGTCGGCTCGAACCAGTTTGAAGAAATCAATCTCTACACCGGCGGCGCGGTGAATTTCGGCTGGCCGGAATGTGAGGGCGTGTGCAGCCAGCCGGGGTTTCGCAATCCGATTCTCGCCATCAGCCACCGCGACCCAACCTACCAAAACGAAGATCCTGAAGCAATCGGCGAGCTGCGTCACTCCCTGTCGTTGGGCGTGGTGTATGAGGGTGCGGGAGAAGACCCGTACAAGGATTTGCTTGATGGCCGGCTGCTGTTCAATGATGTCTTTCTCGGGTATATACGGGCGGTGAAAATCGCGCGCACGGGGGAGCTTTCGGACAACAAGCACATTTGCCATCACGTCGGGGTGACCAGCATGACTGTGGGGCCGCAGGGTTACATCTATGGTTCGGCGTTGTTTGCGCCGCAAATCTTCCGCCTGGTTTTGAAACCCGCCGGCTAA
- the scpB gene encoding SMC-Scp complex subunit ScpB has product MTLNELKPIVEALVFAADSPVTVERLQETLEDVDAATLAEVVTALNQDYAASGRAFFIRKVGGGYHISTKPEFNPWIKKLFFGRQKYRLSQASMETLAIIAFKQPISRVDIAQIRGVNSDAVVGSLMERKLVTIVGRSEGVGRPLLYGTTPEFLKYFGINDLSELPKPREIEELFSKEGLPDEVAQLLAETDKQLSLPISFEGEGGREGEPAAGQSLSAAEALPPAHTADSQERVTPENVPAPAHPTKTNIVEAVPPVAGPSDETTAPHAGATSANTMAWAAPAVAAVAVSELLEEPAAAKPRDLIDTLPEPVIAGTTESEEGVGFYGLFADAPEITAQTGATASTPGLEAASNEDEFEALAHLTEQEPATLLPELSQPAPENEVGTDTTELAAMEFNIREPDFTATDPLNRAAETLLSRFASEQDLGTTREFALLDGRLIDQENSTGESPAPEGNADLQSTGEIMLAALAGMDKDEPESTASAGDFNLLSLATEAEQHAQAAEPAAEIDGWWGEESLSEGRTAELKPAADDAVAAWRAMEEERERRLPENATDRAELELLQSPLLPPDPKNDEAAPQSALPDTLFEEIFADDMTAAGTLPPDPQPPAAAHASFAGEAGHEKMPSPDQGAANAAAPGSDASAPQTEPERNAPAGIAGEAQAATVAPAFFVPAPAQLGAGTALVTAAANEANHGLLRLWRKAVDWLKTTLTRFGWRRRPQV; this is encoded by the coding sequence ATGACTCTCAACGAACTCAAGCCCATCGTCGAAGCCCTGGTGTTCGCGGCGGACTCGCCGGTGACCGTCGAGCGCCTGCAGGAAACACTGGAAGACGTGGATGCCGCCACCCTCGCGGAGGTCGTTACCGCGCTGAATCAAGACTATGCCGCCAGCGGGCGCGCCTTCTTCATCCGCAAAGTGGGCGGCGGCTATCACATTTCCACCAAGCCGGAATTCAACCCCTGGATCAAGAAACTGTTCTTCGGCCGGCAAAAGTATCGCCTGTCACAGGCGAGCATGGAAACGCTCGCCATCATCGCCTTCAAGCAGCCGATCAGCCGGGTGGACATTGCCCAGATCCGCGGCGTCAATTCCGATGCCGTGGTCGGCTCGCTGATGGAGCGCAAACTCGTCACCATCGTCGGCCGCTCCGAAGGCGTGGGCCGACCTCTGCTCTATGGCACGACGCCGGAATTTCTCAAGTATTTCGGCATCAATGACCTCTCGGAATTGCCCAAGCCGCGCGAAATCGAAGAGCTGTTCAGCAAGGAGGGGCTGCCCGATGAAGTGGCACAGTTGCTCGCGGAAACCGACAAGCAACTGAGCCTGCCGATCAGTTTTGAGGGCGAGGGCGGTCGCGAGGGCGAGCCTGCGGCCGGCCAGTCCCTTTCCGCTGCCGAAGCGCTGCCCCCGGCGCATACGGCCGACTCGCAGGAAAGGGTGACCCCGGAAAATGTGCCGGCTCCCGCCCATCCCACCAAAACCAATATCGTGGAGGCCGTGCCACCGGTTGCGGGCCCGAGTGATGAAACCACGGCACCCCACGCTGGCGCGACGAGCGCGAACACGATGGCCTGGGCAGCGCCGGCCGTGGCAGCCGTGGCCGTGAGTGAATTGTTGGAGGAACCGGCAGCGGCGAAGCCCCGTGATCTCATCGACACTCTGCCCGAGCCCGTTATTGCCGGCACCACCGAATCGGAGGAAGGTGTCGGCTTTTATGGCCTGTTTGCCGATGCGCCGGAAATCACCGCCCAAACCGGGGCCACGGCATCCACGCCCGGCCTCGAGGCCGCCTCCAATGAAGATGAGTTTGAAGCCCTGGCGCATCTTACTGAACAAGAACCGGCTACGTTGTTGCCGGAATTGTCGCAGCCGGCGCCTGAGAACGAAGTGGGAACCGACACCACCGAGCTGGCCGCGATGGAATTCAACATTCGCGAGCCGGACTTTACGGCCACCGACCCGCTCAACCGGGCCGCGGAGACGCTGCTTTCGCGCTTCGCGAGTGAACAGGATTTGGGCACCACCCGCGAGTTTGCGTTGCTCGACGGCAGGCTGATCGACCAGGAGAACAGCACGGGGGAATCGCCGGCGCCGGAGGGGAACGCGGATCTGCAAAGCACCGGCGAAATCATGCTGGCGGCGCTCGCCGGCATGGACAAGGACGAACCTGAGTCCACCGCCTCTGCCGGCGACTTCAATTTGCTTTCCCTGGCGACGGAGGCAGAGCAGCACGCACAGGCCGCAGAGCCGGCTGCCGAGATTGATGGCTGGTGGGGGGAAGAATCGTTGAGCGAGGGCAGGACGGCAGAGTTGAAGCCCGCCGCAGATGATGCCGTTGCCGCGTGGCGTGCGATGGAAGAAGAGAGGGAACGCCGCCTGCCGGAGAATGCCACCGATCGTGCCGAGCTTGAATTGTTGCAGTCCCCACTGCTGCCGCCTGATCCGAAAAACGATGAGGCGGCGCCGCAGTCCGCTTTGCCCGATACCCTTTTCGAGGAAATTTTTGCTGATGACATGACAGCGGCGGGCACCCTACCGCCGGACCCGCAGCCCCCGGCCGCCGCGCATGCGAGTTTTGCCGGGGAAGCAGGACATGAAAAAATGCCGTCGCCCGACCAGGGCGCAGCGAATGCCGCCGCGCCCGGCAGCGATGCCAGTGCGCCGCAAACAGAACCCGAACGCAACGCGCCGGCCGGCATCGCGGGCGAAGCACAAGCAGCGACGGTGGCGCCCGCTTTTTTCGTGCCAGCCCCGGCGCAGCTCGGGGCAGGCACAGCACTCGTGACAGCGGCAGCGAATGAGGCCAACCACGGCTTGCTTCGCCTTTGGCGCAAAGCCGTGGATTGGCTGAAAACCACGTTGACCCGCTTCGGCTGGCGCAGGCGGCCGCAAGTTTAA